The genomic DNA CTTTCGCGGTGAAAGATATTGCTGGTAGGCCCAGATGCCCCCGACGGCGACTTTTGCAAGCATGGCACTCGTTCTCCTGCCTTCACGGGCGAAGTTTGGCGCGGTGCGCCGTGGGGGTAAAGGGCAGGCTGCGGCATCATTTTGTCACGCCCGATCCGCCGGGGAGCCGGGCATCAGGTCGTAGGGGGCTTTCCAGCCGGGCTGATTGCTGATGCGGGCCAGCCAGGCGTCGATGGCGGGGAAGTCGGCTCGATCAAAGCCGAAAGGTTCGGGGTAAAACAGGTAGCCGCAGCAGGCGAGATCGGCGATGGTGAGGGCCTCGCCCGCCATCCAGTCGCGGCCCGTCAGGTGGCCTTCCAGCACCTTCAGCGCGGCCTGCGTGCGCCCGTTGACGAAGGCAATGGCCTCCTGCGGGCGCTTCTCTTCCGGCAGGAAGTTCATCAAAAAGCGCAGCGGTCCTTGCTGGCCACTGCCTTTCTGGCAGTCCCAAAGGATCCAGCGCAGGATCTCGGAGCGCGGGGCATCCATGAACTTGCCGCTCTTCTCGCCGATATGAAACAGGATCGCGCCCGACTGGGTGATGACCTCATCACCATCCACCAGCACAGGCACCTCGCCCATTTCATTGAGCGCAATGAACTCGGGGCTGCGCGCCGCGCCGTTGAAGAAATCAACATAAACCGGCTCCCAGTCGAGGCCGGAAAGCTCAAGTGCCAGCGCGGCCTTGTAGGCATTGCCGGATTCTCCAAAGCAGT from Oceanicola sp. D3 includes the following:
- a CDS encoding glutathione S-transferase family protein, yielding MTLKLHCFGESGNAYKAALALELSGLDWEPVYVDFFNGAARSPEFIALNEMGEVPVLVDGDEVITQSGAILFHIGEKSGKFMDAPRSEILRWILWDCQKGSGQQGPLRFLMNFLPEEKRPQEAIAFVNGRTQAALKVLEGHLTGRDWMAGEALTIADLACCGYLFYPEPFGFDRADFPAIDAWLARISNQPGWKAPYDLMPGSPADRA